TGGAAGATCGAGCCTGTCAACAATGTGGTGGCTTTATCACTATTGACGATGCCGTTTGCCGTAACTCCAGTTGCCGGCTCTTTAATAAAGAACAGGAGCTGCAACCACCTCCCTTGCCCGAACCCGCTGTAACCTTTGCCCGGACGTTGGTTATGGGTGTCCAAACGTACCGCACTTACCTGGACAGTATTGTGGGTGAATTGGCCCCGGAGTGGCCGATTGAACAAATTGCCGCAGCAGACCGTAACGTTTTACGGATTGCCATCTACGAATTGCTTTTTGACCCCGACATCCCGCCTAAAGTGGCCATCAATG
This portion of the Anaerolineae bacterium genome encodes:
- the nusB gene encoding transcription antitermination factor NusB — encoded protein: MKARRRARAVVLQTLYELDFTDHNPQTALQARLEDRACQQCGGFITIDDAVCRNSSCRLFNKEQELQPPPLPEPAVTFARTLVMGVQTYRTYLDSIVGELAPEWPIEQIAAADRNVLRIAIYELLFDPDIPPKVAINEAVELAKMFGSESSPRFVNGVLGSLVSRDRVKFREMLEVAA